Proteins from a genomic interval of Poecile atricapillus isolate bPoeAtr1 chromosome 1, bPoeAtr1.hap1, whole genome shotgun sequence:
- the SVIP gene encoding small VCP/p97-interacting protein, with the protein MGQCLPCLGSAVKDVVETPDPEIKRRQLAEAAEKRQMEASSRGIKNAYSVEQKKKKQEEIERRIAASCPGGEGRLRWQVG; encoded by the exons ATGGGGCAGTGCCTGCCCTGCTTGGGGAGTGCCGTCAAGGACGTGGTGGAGACGCCCGACCCG gaaataaaaagaagacaACTAGCAGAAGCTGCTGAAAAGAGGCAGATGGAG GCTTCCTCTCGAGGTATTAAGAATGCTTACTCTgtagagcagaagaaaaagaaacaagaagaaatagaaagaagaaTTGCAGCTTCATGtcctggaggagaaggaagacTGAGA tGGCAGGTTGGATAA